The genomic window gcatagtgcaggatgtctcaggcacgttttgaatgggcactacagttcatccaCTCAACCTCCACTCAACTTaaaattgtagtctccagatattTTGCGTATGAGTCGTTTAGGgagcatcagtaaattgtagtgtctacAGATAGCCTGCATGACAGGCGTTTAGGAAGCATTGgtaaattgtagcgtctacCGATAGGCTGCATGAAAGGCGTTTAGGGGACGGGCACACCTCTCAAGAGAGAGTATTGAGAAATTGGCCTGTTCcaaacaggcacgttttgaacggaCACTGCACTAGATTAATGAGATACCggtaagtgaaaactttgaccagTAGAGAAGGATCCCCCCAATCATTAGGATTGGATCCATTAATGTTTGTACTAAATTTcataaaaaatctatttaagGGCACATTTAGTGCATGTCTCGTGTGAGATATGAGATGATAAAATctcaatctgtgtcagactaCACAATATCAATATGCGTAAATACCAAAAAGTAAATGAGAGCAGGGAAACATCATCAGCTTCTGTAATccatctgcagctctgatgttttgaaaataCAGCAAAGTCACAGAAACCTATTTTTCGTTTCAccttcattgttttgtcttttgtgtgcCATGAATGTATTTAGGAGAACATGTATGTTTTCTccctaaactttatttaaaaaacagcacCCATGAAATTGCTTGGTTTGTAGATGTGGGTCACACAGCACtagtcacattgtgagaatttggtcaCTGTCAGAATGAGGGCATGACACCGTGGGCATGAATTACGCTGTCAGATATTTAGAAGCTCCACATTGGTCATAGGTGGATGTTTCTCACAGTCAGATCTAAGACCACTGTTTTGGATTGACAACCAAAGATTTCACCACGTTTCTTTCACGATTGTCAACTTGTATCTCAGACAGTccaaaatcacacagtgtaAAGTGGagagttattgagatatttcagtctggatttacagtaagtggtggactgactgacattgccatccaaCACAGACCAAGGGCAACACCTGCATGCATCATCTCCTTCTGTCCAACCTGTCTGGCAAAAGATGTATTGCATTTTTAAGTGTAATATGGTGTGATACAGCAGATCTatgacagtaattgttttggTTAAACCTGACAGCAGACCATGTAATTCATCTGGAAGCAAGACAGCCTCAATGTTGGCACTGTCACATCAGTTCTTCATGTCATTCATCTGGATTACTGACTGTAAAGTGTAAAGTGACAGTAATGTGTGCTCCCTTTATGCAttcccttttttgtctttttgcatgttttgtttatctctttctctatctctgaATGCAGTGATTGTTTTCTGGGATCTAAAATGAAACAAGCAAAGGTCCTTTTATGTGCTGTGTAACTTTATTTCAGACTGAAAGTGATGGTTTCTCTTCGTGAGCTTGAAAAAGAAGAATATGTTGAGATCCCAGACATaatttaagacatataaaaaatatgttgctttgaataataatgtgtgtcaaatctgtttttttccacaaacaaaagTACAATTAgaactagaagagtgcactcagtagGGTGCAGATCTCCACCAGGTGTGTCTGGGGATATGTATAGTTTCACttttctttaagatgcataGAATAGTGTAATGGTATTGTAACCAAGGGTCCTGGGTTCGCCtaactgtataaacttaataaGGTAACAATAAACAGGACGATAAGTCCAAACTTCTCCATTTAAACATTGTtgtaacacaccacacaaaataaCCCCTCCCaaacaaaaaattgaaaaaagaaaagagttgAGTTGAATCTCACTCAACTGTCACTCCAAGCTCCtttacagtcaagatggcagcGAAGCTAATAAAAATGgttatttattcatcaaataTCGTGCCTCACTTTAGTGGATCATATGGCTGTCAGTCTTTTAGCCttgacaaaggccaaaatgtggcctgtaACAGACTAGCgaagccttgtttttagccaaTTGCAGGAAATGTCTTTTGCTGTAGTTGTTGATCACTTGCGGCCTCTACCAGCCAGTTAAGAGAAGTGAGGAGTCAGCAGTTAATGGCGGTATAAAACGTGAtattaaaataggtttttcaactattgtgaatcactgcaaccaCAGGTacttgagcatacagtcataaatgtgtaaaaaaaaatattaggctgatgggttCAGTAGTGTATGAGATtggcagcagacagacacacatatggacacacacaaccaaacacatGATCTCCTCCAGGCTTACACCTGGCAGAGATAATTAATGGGTTTGCTCacctacaaaacaaaaaaaacaacaacatattgcGTCTAGTGGTGTCGCTCcgtgcagatagttttggtcTTTGTTTGTCCAGGTTTTCAGATGTCTGTCTcagagatttctgcctccaatCCATATGAcagaggtgaatggaatttagtttgtgtgtcatcctcaaagcattaaaaaataacaataactgAAACATTGCCTCTGTTAAGTTGAATatatcaaatgtcatttttcaatgacAAACCTGAACAAATGAAACCAAAAGTATCCACACCAATAGATACCACAAGAGGTatgtcagaaaatatgtttttgttattttggtgaATTGACCCGTTAAAAATTTAGTGACAGCAAAATGCTAACAGTTATGCTGTTGTTCTCCATCCTCATTCTAGACAATGAGGTCCATCTGAGGGGGCTTGGCCAGTCTTGTATGAAGAGGATGCCACAGCGCCCCCTGTGGATGCTGCAGTGCCACTGTCCTGcccccaccacacacttctCTCCCCAGATGATGGAAGGAGAGCCCTTcacctctgctctctcctctctgctgcactctgCCGGGGGACACTTTATCGCcctgtcctcttcctcctcctcctcctcctcctcgtcttcctcctctgcctcatcAGATTCAGCTATTGCTGCCATGTCCCTGGAGCAGAAGACCACTTTTGCCTTGgtcatatttctctttgttttcctcctcatcctcatcgtGCGATGCTTCCGTATCCTGCTGGACCCCTACCGGAGTATGCCTACCTCCACTTGGGCCGATGGCCTCGATGGTCTGGAGAAGGGCCAGTTCGACTACACTCTGGCCTAGGGTTCAACACAaaatgcacacaagcacactaGTGTGTATTCACACATGCCCAGTTGCATTGTACTGTGTTACTTTGTTTGCCTTGAGCCAATGGAGGCACTGAGAGGCAGAAAACCAGTCCATCTCATGCTGCCTCggtgtgtacacacacagctgtttgatTCTCACATGTACAGACTAACTGAACAACAACTAGCTCAAAATTAGCATATAGGTGTATTTAATTCACATACAACTCTGTGTGGATTAAACTGTGTGGATCAGGACTTCACACTGGCTGGGCTGACTGTGACTGTTGCCTGCCAGGTTGATacttacaaaaagaaaaacagttttaaagacTTGCACAAATGGTTAGAAAGGATATCTTAACTTGAAATCTTGATGATTTGGTGGTTGGTTTAACCATTCTTATTTTATGTTCAGATTGAATCTAGAGTGAAATGTCACCTTATGTTTTTCGCACAAATTTTTGCAGTCTCTCTTTTAATGCCACGATGTACCAACTGTGCAGATgttagctgtagctagctagtgGTGTACACAGCGTGATTTGTACATTGCTTGTTAGCTAGTGTACTTACCAAGAACGCTGATTCtttatggtatttttatttttgtttcctttcctttttttttcttgtcttattACAATCATGAATAGGagtcataaaaacacagcattagCGTAAATTTTTAGCTCAAGTTTTGAATTTGCGCAAACATGTCTTGAGCTTACCTTACATTGCCAAGAGCAAATTTGCCTCGTATCTTTAATTTTATATGCGAACATGCTGGCAAATTTACTTCACTTTTCAGTCTGAAAACACCTTTAGGATAATTTGTGTGGGTATTATTGTACTGTAATTTCACATAGATATGACTAGGGCTGGGTATCACGTAAACATTTTTGATACTAATCCCGGTACAATACATGAGTTTTGCTACAGATTCCGAAAGAATACTTTTTTCGATAccttattttgagaaatataaatatttttttctacaaaacacctttgtttaatttaacaaaagaagccaaagtcTTCCAATGTTCAATATTGTGAAAACACAAGCAACGTTACAAGAACTATAACTAAAATTGgcaaaattatgatttaaatcagTACCTGGCTGATCAGAGAACATATAGAGATTATAAATCTGACCAGACATTCAATGCCAGCTTTCAGTACTTTACAGTTTGTTCAATTCTCTGTGTTACAGACACATACTGGTTGCTACCAAAGAAGAGTTGTTGAGTTGAGTTTGATACCCAGCCCTGGGACTGACTGTGAATGTGGCTGGCCAGGCTGATACTTTTAAAGACAaaggaatgtcatagagacaGGCACAAAGTTAAAAATGGACATCTTCACTTGAAATGCAGATGATGTGATGGCTGTTTTGACAATGCTTAGAATTATACACTTTGTATGTCTACTATTAATGTTtactggaaaacacacacacattttctgaaatgtgtATAGACCTTCATTTTCACAGTGACACACCAAACCGTCTCTGTGCACATGTGCAGAGATCTCTGCCACTCCTTTGTCAAACTGAATTGTTTACACTGTCAGCACTTGAAGGTTCATAGAGACCAGAGAGAGATATTGCATGTCAAAGATGAGCTTAGGGTACCCAGCTCATACAGGGTAGCCATCTGACTTCACCACACCTCACTGTCACCTCCAGTGCTATGTAAGAAACTTACTGTGCTGTGGTAAGATGCCAAATCTTCAAGCTTAAAAACATGAGagtttttagatgtttttttttttttaaatcaatttttctTTGGTTTAGAAACATGAAACAGAATGTCATTGAGGATGCAATTGTTCTGTTCCATTTTAGTTCTAGGATGTTCCTTAGAGAAGACTGaagaaacattttgacatgtagTTTTATAATGTAATCATTCAATGGGAAAGAGAACAGGGTTTTACTTGAACAGGGTATTAGTGTTAACATGTTCTAAATGACGTCTCATTAGCCATGCACAAGCATTTCTGCCATCATTATGTCATAGTTTATTGGCTTTAATGAGAAACCAAGCTGCTCAGTTATCTCAGTTTTTGGATTGTTTTTAGGTTCATTTACATGCCTTTTTTGATAGCGTGACGGCTGGGACTCACAGcctggagggattttcttcacttgaaGCAGTAACAGTGGGGGTTTAACTGGCAAAATAGtcaatataattaatttaaaaacaacccatcctgtgtgaggagtgtatgtAGCTGGCACAGAAGTATCCCCAACCAGACCCCACCATACCCACCAGGAAGAAAGTCGCTTTCACCCcacatattttctatttatttttcacaattgagcATACGCTTCTTAACCTTTTACTGTCttaactaaatataaatgaaatttactCCAATGTGAAGGAGCAGTGACTTTACTCCTTATGGATGTCTGAGCTCCTCACACTATGTCTAAAGGTGAGCCCAACTCATTTCAACTGCTTGTTCCACAATTTCATTCTTTCAATCATTACTAACAGCTAATGCCAGCCATAAGTAGGAGTTCAAAAGTACATCATCCGGTAAATCAAGAGCTTCACTTTCAGGTACAGCCCCCTCTTCATCACAACAGTCCAGTACAGCAACCGCACTACTTTGTTCCATTTTACCTAATTAATACAACCACAAGATACCTGAACTCCCTCACTTGAGGCAGCCCAATCAGAATATATCTATATTCTATAGGGAATATAGAAGATATCTATGAGTTAGCTCTATTAGTTTCTCCACAGTTGTAGTTGTGGTTTCTTCACATCCTGATATACTGCCTTCATCACTCATGTGCTTAAAGGTATAAATCTTAAgattttcattatatatatcATTAATGGTCTGTATTTTTTCTGCAATAACCATGTcatgtattaatattatatGATTACTTCTCTACATAGTAGTGTTCATTGTCACTGGCAGAGTCCGCCTTTCCATTGTACATGTTTTGAACGGAACTCTGGGACATGtattattaaaatgcaaatgcacaACCAAAGCATCAACAGAGCGCAGGATATGCAGGGTAGCCATGTAGCACAAACGCACAGTTAAAGGCCAGTAGATCACAAGCAAGTACAAGGTTACAAGACATTCTTTTAAGGATCTGTCCATTGTGAGTCCCACTGCCAAAGATTTctatttgctcagcttgttccCCACAACATTTAAGAAAGATTGTTGCTGCTAACCAATGTGCATTCTTTAGCTTCCTCCCTCAGCCCTCCAATTgctgaattaattaattctaGCCAGATACTACTAGGTGAATATCATATATACAGAAGCAACTTGACTACTTTTAAAgttattatcatatttatttattttggcagATTTTTGCCCCATTTACTCCCACTTTGGAATATGCAATTTATTATAGTTTTCTGGAGAAACCATCCCCTTTCCATGTgtccattatttatttataagtgAAATGTGAAGCTTGGGCCTTCTGACTAGTTTGGGAACAAGTTagtctttttaacttttatctgTGTTTACCAGAGAAGTGCGGTGTGACAACATATGATAAacataatatatgaatgaatgagattatgactgaattttaaacaaattactCTCAAGTTCAACATAGTGAAGTTGATCTCTGCCTCCACTAAATCAGTCTCAGATCTGGGTCTCTCAGCAATCAAATGCACACAGTTAGGACAAAATCTTTCAACAGAGGGTTATGAATATTTGGTTCTATAAcaacctatttttttttacagagattattaatgttttatctcAAGAGATGGAGataaaacattaatgatggATATAAGATAAGATACATAAGATGgcaatttagaaaaaaaaacaatttaactaGTCGGAATGGTTCTTAAACAGTGTCATTTTCAAGTTGCTGGTAAAGGTTTTGAACAATGCACTGTTTACAATGTACTGTTGATTGTGCTTCTAGTGTTGTCAAGAATCTTAATTGctaattttattatatttaagaCCATTGGagtttgctttttaaatgtaatgcaCAAGTCTTTTGAAGTAGCACAATCATGTAGAATAGCATTTGAACAGCTTGCTTGTACAGAGGCTAGTGGGCACCCTGCTTCCAGTTCCGGCTGTGGTCCTGCATTCATGTCAACAACTGTCATTACTGTGACTGTTACTATTTTTGTGAGAACAACAATTTTTGTGACAACAAtgattttcatttgtgtttcattgattttctttttaaacagttGGATTTTATCCATATAGCAGTAATGGCAATGTCAGAGgtctggttggttggttggttggttggtccCCTATTTTGGTCCATTTTGGTCCAGAGTGATCCCTGAATTTCTTATCTAGCACCAACAACAGgccaaagttttcacttatccagtgaatTATGTCCACATCTTCTGGATGTGGCACAGAAGTTTGTAGACCATAAGACATTCATAATTCAGTTGttcattttccttccttttggtttatgacctgcaaaactaatgacattcccatcagcctcagctactttgcatttagtgctaattaataaatgttagcatgttatcACACTAAACTAAGACAGTGACCATGATAAACATTACCTCAGcattttattactgttattgtgaGCTCTAGCACTTAGCTCAAAACACCGCTGtgccaaagtacagcctcatatggccgctagcatggctatagGCTCATAAAGGTTAAGTATGCCTGAAACAAACTAGTGCATACAAAGTGTTGGTTGACCAAGTGTTCTGAATGTGCACACTTGAAGACGGCATGAAAAGCCTGCCATCGTAGCCTCCTCCTGGCTGCATCCCACTGCCTGATCTCTCTTGGAGTGTCTTTAGCGTATCTCTGTAGTCTTGACACGATGAGTCTCACAATTTGTGGGTATTCTTGGCATCACACTTGGTGGTACACACAAAAAGTGGTGGAAGTAGTGTGAAGAATGAGGAAAGACAGCTTGGTTTGAAGGCTGACTGTTCTTCAACATGGACACACTTGTAAACTTTAAAAGTCGGAAATGTATGTGAGTTGTGAGAGCCATCTATTGATCATTTTGAGAtcagagatgaaaaaaagaacTACCTCTGTCTTCGTAATTGACTCTTTGTCATTATTGCCCAAATAAATGACAGCTACCTTGTCAATAAGAGAAGCTATGAGAAGGTACTAGTTAACAATCACACGTCTCTCTTGCATTAAAGATGAGATCAAGGCCGCATTCATATGAATATTTCTAAGTACTTATCTGCGCTTAGAGTACATTTGACATGAATGCAGCTCAGCATATGTGTCCTGTTGTTAGCGCTGGTTGCATATTTAATTATCAGCTAAAATCCTTTTTCCCACAATGCTCTCTCCTTACTGCACAGCCAGGTTCATGAGAAGGACCAAATACACTGTCGACTGTCCGTATGTTCTGTGATACAGTATTTAGTACATACAAAGACTAGGAGCAGGTACAATTTCTTGTATCAATACAAAGATTAATAATACACAATGATAATCACATTGCTGATATTACAGTTATGTGTTTTCTAATAAAATGAGAGTATATTGGAATTAAAATCTTATTTAAGGAGCTAGCATGAAActaaaattactcaaaatgcTTAAATTAGCTAACATATTATTTTTCCTCTGACTGTTTCAGCTGAATCTCCATCAGTACCCTTTCATGGTGGTGCATTTGCATTATTGGTGGTCCTGTTGTACTGAAACACTGCTGATGATTCGCTGATACTGTAACCTCCATGATCCATGCTTCCAGTTTGTAACAATGACCAAGGCactgttgggaaaaaaaaagaaaatctccaGTGCTGATGTAGAGTTGTGATGTTCTCATCAGTAGCTCAGCCCATGTACATATGCAGAGCCATAGTTCTAgtactgtgtgagtgtgctACACTGTGGTGTCTGTGTCTGCTTGGAAAGCAGTAgatttatataaacatataatgCATTTTGTGTAACAGAGCAACACTGAATAAAGTATTTCCAAATCGGTGCATCAGTCTCTCTTgctgtttttagaaaatgtcagGGAGATTCAGAAAATTGTTGATTTGGGTCTGACTGTCGagattgaaagttcattcttgaccttggaaacgGCAGTTT from Thunnus maccoyii chromosome 19, fThuMac1.1, whole genome shotgun sequence includes these protein-coding regions:
- the LOC121885573 gene encoding cortexin-3 isoform X2, with the protein product MKRMPQRPLWMLQCHCPAPTTHFSPQMMEGEPFTSALSSLLHSAGGHFIALSSSSSSSSSSSSSSASSDSAIAAMSLEQKTTFALVIFLFVFLLILIVRCFRILLDPYRSMPTSTWADGLDGLEKGQFDYTLA
- the LOC121885573 gene encoding uncharacterized protein LOC121885573 isoform X1, which produces MDPTSPQTDKDNEVHLRGLGQSCMKRMPQRPLWMLQCHCPAPTTHFSPQMMEGEPFTSALSSLLHSAGGHFIALSSSSSSSSSSSSSSASSDSAIAAMSLEQKTTFALVIFLFVFLLILIVRCFRILLDPYRSMPTSTWADGLDGLEKGQFDYTLA